The DNA region CGCCAGCCGCGGGTCGCAGTGCAACGCGAAGATGCGCGACACGCCGTTGAGCGCCCCGGCGGCGATCGCGTCGATCGCCCCGCCCGGCATCAGTTCCTCGGCGGCCTGAAACAGCAGCCGCACCCCGACCGGCAGTTCCGGCGCGGCGGCCAGCGCCAGTCCGGTGCCCAGCAGGATCGCGGTGTGGCCGTCGTGGCCGCAGGCGTGGGCGACGTTGGGCACCAACGAGGAGTAGACCGCACCGGTCCGCTCGGCCATCGGCAGGCCGTCCATGTCGGCGCGCAGTGCGATCCGCGGCCGATGTTCGGGGCCGATGTCGCAGGTCAGGCCGGTGCCACCGGGCAGCACCTTGGGGTTCAGGCCGGCGTTGGCCAGCCGTTCGGCCACGAACTGGGTGGTTTCGAATTCCTGGCGGCCCAGCTCGGGATGGCGGTGCAGGTGCCGGCGCCAGGCGACCAGGTCGTCGAAATTGGCCGCCAACCAGGCTTCGGCGGCCTCGGCGGCGCTCACCGAATTCATGAGGCCCGCCGCTGCAGCAGCTCGAGCACCCGGTCGGCCTGCTCGGGCGTCTCGGCCAGTCGCACGACGGTGCGGGCCAGCAGCACCGCTCCGTCGATGACGGCCCGGTCGCCGCTGGGGCTGGCGGCGGCCGCGGTGAAGGCCGGTTGATGCACCGAGGCGCCGCCGGCCTCGACCCCGATGATCGGATGGATGCCCGGCAGCAGCTGGGTGACGTTGCCCATGTCGGTGCTGCCGAGCGGGAATGCGGCCTCGACGTCGCTGGGCAGCGGCGAGCGGCCGGCGCGTTGCATCTCGGCCCGGAACGCCTCGGCCAGCCAGCGGTCCGGGCTCAGCTCCCGGTACACCGGGGAGACCGGGACCACGTCGTACTCGCAGCCGGTGCCGACCGCCCCGGCCAGGAAACAGCCCGCCACCTTGTCCTCCAGGTCACGCAGCGCGTCGGTGTCGTCGGCGCGCAGGGTGTATCGCAGCTCGGCGCGGGCCGGAACGATGTTGGGTGCCTGTCCCCCGTCGGTGACGATGCCGTGCATCATCTGACCGGGCCGCAGATGCTGGCGAAGCAGGCCGATCGCGACCTGCGTGACGGTCACCGCGTCGGCGGCGTTGACACCCAGAAACGGCGCCACGGCCGCGTGCGCCTCGCGGCCGTGATAGGTCGCCGTCACCTCCGTGAGCGCCAGCGAACGCGCCGCCGCGATGTCGAGCGGGCCCGGGTGCACCATCACCGCCGCGGCGATGTCGTCGAACACGCCCGCCTCCAGCAGCAGCGCCTTCCCGCCGCCGGACTCCTCGGCCGGGGTGCCGATCAGCACGACGGTCAAGCCCAGTTCGTCGGCCACCTCGGCGAGCGCGAGGGCCGCCCCGACGGCCGCGGCCGCGATGATGTTGTGTCCGCAGGCGTGTCCGATCTCGGGCAGCGCGTCGTATTCGGCGCACACCCCGATGGTCAGCGGACCGCTGCCGAACGACGCCCGGAACGCGGTCGGCAGACCGCCGGCGCCCGGCTGCACCGCAAAGCCGCGTTCGGCCACCAGAACCTGGGCCTTGGCGCTGCTGCGGTGCTCGTCGAAGGCCAGCTCGGGTTCGGCGTGGATGGCGTGCGAGAGCGCGATCAGGTCATTGCGATAACGCCGGACGGTGTCCTCGACGGCCTCGGCGCACGACGATGCGGAGACAGTGGACATCATTGCAGTATCGCACTGGCCGGTTAGGCTCACTGCCCGTGACCGCCGATCCCTCCCGGTTGGCGACCGACGCCGCCGCCGCCATCGCCGAACGCACCGGCGTCGCCCACCACGATGTCGCGGTGGTGCTCGGCTCCGGCTGGGCCCCCGCCGCGCAGACGCTCGGCGAGCCGACCACCGCGATCGGGATGTCCGAGCTGCCCGGCTTCACCCCGCCGAGCGCGGCCGGCCACCGCGGCCAGGTGCTGTCGTTGCGGGTCGGGGCGCAGCGGGTGTTGGTGCTGCTCGGACGCATCCACGCCTACGAGGGTCACGATCTGGCACATGTGGTGCACCCGGTGCGCGCGGCGTGCGCGGCCGGCGCGGGCACCGTGGTGTTGACCAACGCCGCCGGCGGTCTGCGCGCGGACCACGCGGTCGGTCAGCCGGTGCTGATCAGCGACCACCTCAACCTCACCGCACGCTCCCCGCTGGTCGGTGCGCAATTCGTCGACCTCGTGGACGCGTATTCGCCGCGCCTGCGGGCGCTGGCCCGCGACATCGACCCATCGCTGACCGAGGGCGTGTACGCCGGTCTGCCCGGGCCGCACTACGAGACCCCGGCCGAGATCCGGATGCTGCGCACCCTCGGCGCCGACCTGGTCGGCATGTCGACGGTGCACGAGACGATCGCGGCGCGCGCCGCCGGAGCGCAGGTGCTGGCCATCTCGTTGGTGACCAATCTGGCCGCCGGGATGACGGGTGCGCCGCTGAGTCACACCGAGGTGCTCGAGGCGGGGCGTCAGTCGGCCACCGCGATGGGCGCCCTGCTCGCGGCGGTGCTGGCCCGACTCTGACGGCCGAACCCGCGCCAGCGGCGCGACGAACAACATCGCCGGGAAGCCGGGGTCTGCTGCACAATCGGGCCCATGCTGACTTTCGGTACCGCCGGGTTGCGCGGCCCCATGCGCCCAGGACCCGACGGGATGAACGTCGCCACCGTCACGACCGCGACCTGGGCGGTGGCCCAGGTCCTCAAGGAGCGACGGCTGGGCGGCTCGACCGTCGTGGTGGGACGCGACGCCCGGCACCAGTCCGCGGACTTCGCCCTGGCCACCGCGGAAGTTTTTGCCGCCGAGGGATTTTCGGTCGCGCTGCTGCCGGACCCGCTGCCCACCCCGGTGCTGGCCTTCGCGGTGCGCGAACTGAATGCGGCCGCCGGGGTGCAGATCACGGCGTCGCACAACCCGGCCGGCGACAACGGCTACAAGGTGTACTTCGAGGGCGGCATCCAGATCGTGTCCCCCACCGACGCCGAGATCGAGGCCGCGATCGCCGCGGCGCCGCCCGTCGACGCCATCGGCCGGACACCGGTGCTGCCGACCGGAACCGAGCTGTGGCAGCGCTACGTGGCGGCCGCCGCCGACGTGCGCCGCGGCCAGGGCGCGGTGCGGGTGGCGTTGACGCCGATGCACGGCGTGGGTGGCCACACGGCGTTGGCGGCCCTGCGCCGGGCCGGCATCGACGACGTGCACGTGGTGACCGACCAGTTCGAGCCCGACCCCGACTTCCCGACCGTGGCATTCCCCAACCCGGAGGAGCCCGGGGCCGCCGACGCGGTGCTGGCGCTGGCGGCCGAGATCCGGGCCGATCTGGCCATCGCGCTCGACCCCGACGCCGACCGGTGCGCGGTCGGTGTTCCCACCCCGGCCGGTTGGCGCATGCTCTCGGGCGACGAAACGGGGTGGCTACTGGGCGATTACGTGTTGTCGCAGCTGGCCGCGGACAGCCGCGCCGACTGCGTGGTGGCCAGCACGGTGGTGTCCTCGCGACTGCTGGGTGACATCGCGGCCGCCTACGGCGCCGTCCACGTCGAAACCCTGACCGGCTTCAAATGGCTGGCGCGCGCCGACGCCGACCTACCCGGCAAGCGACTGGTCTATGCCTACGAGGAGGCCATCGGGCACTGCGTGGATCCGGCGACGGTGCGCGACAAGGACGGCATCAGCGCCGCGGTGCTGGCCTGCGATCTGGTGGCGACGCTGGCCGCCGCGGGCCGCACCCCGCTCGATGTCCTCGACGAGCTGGCCCGCCGCCACGGCGTGCACCTGACGTCGGCGGTCTCGCTGCGGGTTCCGGACGCCGCCCCCGCGATGGCCGCGCTGCGCGCCGATCCGCCGCCCACCTTGGCCGGCTCCGCCGTCGTCGTCGCGGATCTGCTCGAGCGCGCCGGCCACGACAGCACCGACGCGGTGGTGCTGTCGGCCGTGCGCGGGGAGGCGGAGCTACGCATGACCGTGCGGCCGTCGGGCACCGAACCGAAACTCAAGTTCTACCTTGAGGTCAGCTGCGCGCCGGCCGAGGACCTCGAGGCAGCCCGCGCGTCGGCCGACGAACTCCGGGGCGCTCTCGTCGCCGCCGCGTACCAACTCGGTGCGCGGCTGATCGGCGGTTAGCGGGGCCCGAATTGTCGGTCGCCCGCGTCGCCCAATCCGGGGACGATATAGGCGATTTCGTTGAGGCCCTGGTCGATGGTGGCGGTGAACAGCCGGGCCGCGGGCGCCACTTTTTCCACCGCCGCCACGCCCTCGGGCGCGGCCACCACGCACACCAGCGTGATATCGGTGGCGCCGCGGGACTGCAGCAGCCCCAGCGTGTGGACCATGGAACCACCGGTGGCCAGCATCGGGTCGAGCACCATCACCGGGCGGTCGCCCAGGTCCGCGGGCAACGATTCCAGGTACGGCGTGGGCAGCAGCGTCCGCTCGTCGCGAGCCACGCCGACGAAGCCCACCTGCGCCTCCGGAATCAGCGCGTGCGCCTGATCCACCATGCCGAGGCCGGCCCGCAGCACCGGCACCAGCAGCGGCGGGTTGGCCAGTCGACAGCCCGTGGTGGGCGCCATCGGGGTCTGCACCGTGGTCTCGGTGCACGCGACGTCCCGGGTCGCCTCGTAGACCAGCATCAGCGTCAGGTCGCGCAGCGCCGCGCGGAAGCCGGCGTTGCCGGTGCGTTCGTCGCGCAGCGTGGTCAACCGCGCCGCGGCCAACGGATGATCCACGACGCAAACGTGCATAACCGAGAACCCTAAACGGTCTGGGGCGTGCGGGGACGCAAGAAACGCGCGGCCGCCAACCCCAGCACGAGGATGACGAGCGGCGGCAGCACCCACAACAGCGCCAGGAGCATCCCGGCGGACCCCGAACCGCTCAGCGACAGGCCCAGCGCCAGCACGAACAGCGCCGCGGTCGCGCCCACCGCGACGGCGGTGGCCGTCGTCGCGATGACCGCCGACCGGAAGATGCCGTGATAGCGCGCGCCGGTCGCCCACAGCAGCGCCAGCGGGATTCCGGCATAACCGAGACCGGCCCAGTTCAGCTGGCCGTAGCCGAACGAATGCAGCGCCGGGCGCAGCACCAGCACCGCGGCGATAGCGGCGATGACCACGCCGATGACCGCGATCCGGCGGGAATTCGGTGTCTGCATGGGGCCATTGTGGACCCGTGTGACACCGGGTGTTGGGCATGGGGTGCGCCCGGCGCCAGCCGGCGTCGTTATTCTGTGCCGCATGGCTGCTGACCTCGTACCGATCCGCCTCGGCGTGACCGCGGGCGACCTGTACACCCTGTGGGCCCCGCGCTGGCGCGAAGGTGGAGACGAGTGGGAGGCATTCCTCGGCGAGGGTGAGGACCTCTACGGCTTCGCCTCCGTCGCCGATCTGGTGGCGTTCGTGCGCAGCGGTGCGGACAACGATCTGTCCGACCATCCCGCCTGGCAGCGGATCACCGAGGCCAACGCGCACCGACTCGATCCGGCCGAGGACCGTCAGTTCGACCTGATCTCGGTGGAGGAACTGCTCGCCGAGAAACCCACCGAGGACAGCGTGAACCTGCTGGCCCGCACGCTGGCGGTGGTGTCCTCGCTGGGCTCGGTGTGCGAACTGCCCACGGTCACCAAGTTCTTCAACGGCAACCCGACGCTGGCCGCGGTCAACGGCGGGGCCGCGGAGTTCGCCGGCAAGGCCGGGCTCAAGCGGTGGAACAACATCGCTGCCGTGGTGGGGCGCAACTGGGACAACGTGGTCGCCGCCATCGACGAGATCGTGACCACCCCCGACGTCGACAGCACACTCGCGGCCAAGGCGGCCGCGGAACTGGCCGAACCGGCGCCGCCCGCCGAGGACGACGACCTCGATGACCTCGCGGCCTCCGCGCCGGACGAGCTCGACACCGTCGCGGCCGCGCCCGCGCCGCGCGCGACCGGCGACACCGTCGTGCTCGGGGATGACGACGACTTCTGGGCCAAGGTGGGCATCGACCCCGTCCGGGTGATGACCAGCGGCGGCACGTTCTACACGCTGCGCTGCTACTTCGACGACCGGCCCATTTTCCTCGGCCGCAACGGCCGGGTCAGCGTGTTCAGTTCGGAACGCGCGCTGGCCCGCTACCTGGCCGACGAGCACGACCACGACCTGTCGGACCTGAGCACCTACGACGACATTCGCACCGCGGCCACCGACGGCTCGCTCGACATCGACATCACCGAGGACAACGTCTACGTGCTGACCGATCTGGCCGACGACCTGGCCGACGGTCCCGAGCACGTCGACCGCGATCAGCTCGAGTTGGTGGTCGAATTCCTGCGCGACCTCGGCGACTACTCCGAGGAGGACACCGTCGACAAGGCGCTGGCCCCCGACGCGCCGCTGGGCCGCTACGTGGCCTATGTGCTCGACGGTGCCGGGGTCAAACCCGCCGCGCCGTACGCCGAGGCGGCCTCCCAGTTCGAGAAGCTGGAACGCTTCGTCGAATCCCGCCTGCGCAGCGAGTGATTTCGGCGCGGTTTCCCGCGCTGCGCGCCGGTTAGCGCGCCGAAATCACCCGACGAGGACGGCGTAGCGGGGCTTGATCACGTCGTCGATGATCGCGAGCCGCTCATCGAAGGGGATGAACGCCGACTTCATCGCGTTGATGGTGAACCGCTCCAGATCGCTCCAGCCGTAGCCGAAGGCCTCGACCAGACGCGCCATCTCCTGGCTCATGGTGGTGTCGCTGATCAGCCGGTTGTCGGTGTTGACGGTGA from Mycolicibacterium sp. MU0053 includes:
- the upp gene encoding uracil phosphoribosyltransferase; translated protein: MHVCVVDHPLAAARLTTLRDERTGNAGFRAALRDLTLMLVYEATRDVACTETTVQTPMAPTTGCRLANPPLLVPVLRAGLGMVDQAHALIPEAQVGFVGVARDERTLLPTPYLESLPADLGDRPVMVLDPMLATGGSMVHTLGLLQSRGATDITLVCVVAAPEGVAAVEKVAPAARLFTATIDQGLNEIAYIVPGLGDAGDRQFGPR
- a CDS encoding purine-nucleoside phosphorylase; amino-acid sequence: MTADPSRLATDAAAAIAERTGVAHHDVAVVLGSGWAPAAQTLGEPTTAIGMSELPGFTPPSAAGHRGQVLSLRVGAQRVLVLLGRIHAYEGHDLAHVVHPVRAACAAGAGTVVLTNAAGGLRADHAVGQPVLISDHLNLTARSPLVGAQFVDLVDAYSPRLRALARDIDPSLTEGVYAGLPGPHYETPAEIRMLRTLGADLVGMSTVHETIAARAAGAQVLAISLVTNLAAGMTGAPLSHTEVLEAGRQSATAMGALLAAVLARL
- a CDS encoding M20 family metallopeptidase, with product MSTVSASSCAEAVEDTVRRYRNDLIALSHAIHAEPELAFDEHRSSAKAQVLVAERGFAVQPGAGGLPTAFRASFGSGPLTIGVCAEYDALPEIGHACGHNIIAAAAVGAALALAEVADELGLTVVLIGTPAEESGGGKALLLEAGVFDDIAAAVMVHPGPLDIAAARSLALTEVTATYHGREAHAAVAPFLGVNAADAVTVTQVAIGLLRQHLRPGQMMHGIVTDGGQAPNIVPARAELRYTLRADDTDALRDLEDKVAGCFLAGAVGTGCEYDVVPVSPVYRELSPDRWLAEAFRAEMQRAGRSPLPSDVEAAFPLGSTDMGNVTQLLPGIHPIIGVEAGGASVHQPAFTAAAASPSGDRAVIDGAVLLARTVVRLAETPEQADRVLELLQRRAS
- a CDS encoding primosomal protein, producing MAADLVPIRLGVTAGDLYTLWAPRWREGGDEWEAFLGEGEDLYGFASVADLVAFVRSGADNDLSDHPAWQRITEANAHRLDPAEDRQFDLISVEELLAEKPTEDSVNLLARTLAVVSSLGSVCELPTVTKFFNGNPTLAAVNGGAAEFAGKAGLKRWNNIAAVVGRNWDNVVAAIDEIVTTPDVDSTLAAKAAAELAEPAPPAEDDDLDDLAASAPDELDTVAAAPAPRATGDTVVLGDDDDFWAKVGIDPVRVMTSGGTFYTLRCYFDDRPIFLGRNGRVSVFSSERALARYLADEHDHDLSDLSTYDDIRTAATDGSLDIDITEDNVYVLTDLADDLADGPEHVDRDQLELVVEFLRDLGDYSEEDTVDKALAPDAPLGRYVAYVLDGAGVKPAAPYAEAASQFEKLERFVESRLRSE